The Populus nigra chromosome 14, ddPopNigr1.1, whole genome shotgun sequence genome has a segment encoding these proteins:
- the LOC133672469 gene encoding uncharacterized protein At4g15545 isoform X2 encodes MSQLTTGGTDFSLPDEILAVIPMDPYDQLDLARKITSMAIASRVSYLESERGRMKQRMFDKDRIIYELREKLGHLQRVCQESESKLSLALDENVKLSKENDSLAMTAKKLGRDLAKLETFKRQLMQSLSDDNSSQAETVDIGTCDQSVPRAYSEKDEGMNGYVAHHNFNGSTDMGNTDEAPRHAGQRYSITPYITPRLTPSGTPKIISTSASPKGYSAAGSPQKTPGATSPTKPQYDGRAPLSSWYPSSQQSSAANSPPRGHPIPGRAPRVDGKEFFRQARSRLSYEQFSAFLANIKKLNGQEQTREETLRKAEEIFGTDNKDLYFSFRGLLNRNIH; translated from the exons ATGTCACAGCTTACAACAGGAGGGACTGATTTTAGCTTACCAGATGAGATCTTAGCGGTGATACCAATGGACCCATATGATCAATTGGATCTAGCACGGAAGATTACTTCCATGGCAATTGCATCCCGCGTCTCCTATTTGGAATCTGAAAGGGGTCGGATGAAGCAGAGGATGTTCGATAAGGATCGGATTATTTATGAGCTTCGAGAGAAATTGGGTCACTTGCAACGTGTCTGCCAGGAATCTGAGTCTAAATTGAGTCTCGCACTTGATGAAAAT GTGAAACTTTCGAAGGAAAATGATTCATTGGCAATGACTGCAAAGAAACTTGGACGTGATTTGGCAAAG TTGGAGACGTTTAAGAGGCAACTGATGCAGTCACTGAGTGATGATAATTCATCG CAAGCTGAAACTGTGGATATTGGTACCTGTGATCAATCAGTTCCTAGAGCCTATTCTGAAAAAG ATGAGGGGATGAATGGCTATGTGGCCCACCATAATTTCAATGGATCTACAGATATGGGAAACACTGATGAGG CTCCAAGGCATGCTGGGCAAAGATATTCTATCACTCCATATATTACACCACGACTTACTCCATCTGGAACCCCAAAAATTATTTCTACTAGTGCATCTCCTAAAGGTTATTCTGCTGCTGGATCTCCTCAGAAAACCCCAGGTGCAACATCTCCTACAAAGCCTCAATATGATGGACGAGCTCCCCTTTCTTCATGGTACCCATCAAGCCAGCAATCATCAGCGGCAAATTCTCCTCCCCGGGGACATCCAATTCCAG GGCGTGCTCCACGTGTGGATGGAAAGGAGTTCTTTCGTCAGGCCAG GAGTCGCCTATCATATGAACAGTTCAGTGCATTTCTGGCTAACATCAAGAAACTAAATGGTCAAGAGCAAACTCGAGAG GAAACTTTAAGGAAAGCAGAAGAGATATTCGGGACAGATAACAAagatctttatttttcattccgAGGATTGCTTAATCGCAACATACACTAG
- the LOC133672469 gene encoding uncharacterized protein At4g15545 isoform X1: MSQLTTGGTDFSLPDEILAVIPMDPYDQLDLARKITSMAIASRVSYLESERGRMKQRMFDKDRIIYELREKLGHLQRVCQESESKLSLALDENVKLSKENDSLAMTAKKLGRDLAKLETFKRQLMQSLSDDNSSQQAETVDIGTCDQSVPRAYSEKDEGMNGYVAHHNFNGSTDMGNTDEAPRHAGQRYSITPYITPRLTPSGTPKIISTSASPKGYSAAGSPQKTPGATSPTKPQYDGRAPLSSWYPSSQQSSAANSPPRGHPIPGRAPRVDGKEFFRQARSRLSYEQFSAFLANIKKLNGQEQTREETLRKAEEIFGTDNKDLYFSFRGLLNRNIH, translated from the exons ATGTCACAGCTTACAACAGGAGGGACTGATTTTAGCTTACCAGATGAGATCTTAGCGGTGATACCAATGGACCCATATGATCAATTGGATCTAGCACGGAAGATTACTTCCATGGCAATTGCATCCCGCGTCTCCTATTTGGAATCTGAAAGGGGTCGGATGAAGCAGAGGATGTTCGATAAGGATCGGATTATTTATGAGCTTCGAGAGAAATTGGGTCACTTGCAACGTGTCTGCCAGGAATCTGAGTCTAAATTGAGTCTCGCACTTGATGAAAAT GTGAAACTTTCGAAGGAAAATGATTCATTGGCAATGACTGCAAAGAAACTTGGACGTGATTTGGCAAAG TTGGAGACGTTTAAGAGGCAACTGATGCAGTCACTGAGTGATGATAATTCATCG CAGCAAGCTGAAACTGTGGATATTGGTACCTGTGATCAATCAGTTCCTAGAGCCTATTCTGAAAAAG ATGAGGGGATGAATGGCTATGTGGCCCACCATAATTTCAATGGATCTACAGATATGGGAAACACTGATGAGG CTCCAAGGCATGCTGGGCAAAGATATTCTATCACTCCATATATTACACCACGACTTACTCCATCTGGAACCCCAAAAATTATTTCTACTAGTGCATCTCCTAAAGGTTATTCTGCTGCTGGATCTCCTCAGAAAACCCCAGGTGCAACATCTCCTACAAAGCCTCAATATGATGGACGAGCTCCCCTTTCTTCATGGTACCCATCAAGCCAGCAATCATCAGCGGCAAATTCTCCTCCCCGGGGACATCCAATTCCAG GGCGTGCTCCACGTGTGGATGGAAAGGAGTTCTTTCGTCAGGCCAG GAGTCGCCTATCATATGAACAGTTCAGTGCATTTCTGGCTAACATCAAGAAACTAAATGGTCAAGAGCAAACTCGAGAG GAAACTTTAAGGAAAGCAGAAGAGATATTCGGGACAGATAACAAagatctttatttttcattccgAGGATTGCTTAATCGCAACATACACTAG